In Streptomyces sp. NBC_01551, one DNA window encodes the following:
- a CDS encoding NUDIX domain-containing protein, translating into MTIIKRNARAILLDGDDLVLIKRTKPGRDPYWVTVGGGVEAEDASIEDALHREVFEELGGKLSKAELVHLITDSLDGGLGVQHIFAARLEQMDLAARTGTEFDKPERGGYEVVRVPFTAEAVRQLNLMPPELADFTAGNVEAIKAVLDTQIRVS; encoded by the coding sequence ATGACGATCATCAAGCGGAATGCCAGGGCCATCCTGTTGGACGGCGACGACCTCGTGCTGATCAAGCGCACCAAGCCGGGCCGGGACCCGTACTGGGTGACGGTGGGCGGCGGCGTCGAGGCCGAGGACGCGAGCATCGAGGACGCGCTGCACCGCGAGGTGTTCGAGGAGCTCGGGGGCAAGCTGAGCAAGGCAGAGCTCGTGCACCTGATCACGGACTCGCTGGATGGCGGCCTGGGTGTCCAGCACATCTTCGCCGCGCGCTTGGAGCAGATGGACCTCGCTGCACGCACGGGCACCGAGTTCGACAAGCCCGAGCGGGGCGGCTACGAGGTCGTCCGCGTGCCGTTCACGGCGGAGGCGGTCCGGCAGCTCAACCTGATGCCGCCGGAGCTGGCCGACTTCACGGCCGGCAACGTCGAGGCGATCAAGGCCGTGCTCGACACCCAGATCCGCGTGTCCTGA